A genomic segment from Colletotrichum higginsianum IMI 349063 chromosome 5, whole genome shotgun sequence encodes:
- a CDS encoding C6 finger domain-containing protein yields the protein MGRKPNPVIGEYFTRGPKLADSSNRYPHTCKLCGENFPKGRGEVLHKHITEKCPAITPEERINAALGFAGLHSGSSAPRSMNLTVNQLDAAAAEATPEAPENWSALRTLAEASRQVGENEMGAPSVSGRDASESVVRQLGIGFEVQEQFTLENPPVSYDNRPGRELKESTSNDSTNPLSYLTTEEKMEHLQAATQQQNQLPLDSSDLSVAVAATARLTNSLMDPQLTTEPTEPQVLSPVMSPTESCKPEPPVINNSSPALPQQLQQQQQQQQQQQQQPQPPQQPWGEMTYMTTNHNPTVATHVAPIAPPNRGGTRMPIGNGTQSEHKRKAYNPARRKEVQAARKKGACIRCRILRKTCGTNDPCDQCRKIQGPRHWTYPCVRTRLNQELTLYSAALIVVLAQTRVKHARQNYQLLSNGTSLVVSLWEDSPSLTLAALVTPRPQQPVAEDSEQANADIKPVFQVVMIDQDKEDLPARMEDFLKSILPTLIQREPSHFMQVVLEAAQKFPQEKMTGKNLKLAIELWGLIEILDRERGWYIAEERDGVVSPRGPEEFAGSDDQDIYNLITFQLSAATERKANNVSNKLISELQRCLENGKARINFDVYLSILILLHCLEKTTWTFKVWEMDDFRQRWPLDRPPAMYVNQGREIADLLKMLLTLRKAHPKTFRTLDGRLGVIDVGDSDFVMMAEFFEALNLDYDDVVQKLETCAFSPETSRSLELHFCSQVLLPPKEGDHSHHVAAASSSGHSTPPPPPPPPPGPSPDAGPTSLASPPTSSQPLLPPSLP from the exons ATGGGACGGAAACCTAACCCTGTGATTGGGGAGTATTTCACTCGGGGCCCTAAACTTGCAGACTCCAGCAACCGTTACCCGCACACATGCAAGCTGTGCGGCGAAAACTTCCCCAAAGGCCGTGGTGAAGTCTTGCATAAACACATCACAGAGAAGTGCCCTGCCATCACCCCGGAGGAGCGCATCAACGCCGCACTCGGGTTCGCAGGACTTCATTCTGGTTCTTCAGCACCCCGGTCAATGAATCTCACCGTCAaccagctcgacgccgctgcGGCGGAAGCCACACCTGAGGCACCGGAAAATTGGTCCGCCCTCCGCACCCTTGCCGAAGCCTCTCGTCAAGTCGGGGAAAATGAAATGGGCGCTCCTTCGGTTTCCGGTCGCGATGCGTCCGAGTCGGTTGTGCGCCAGCTTGGAATCGGCTTTGAGGTTCAAGAGCAGTTCACCTTAGAAAACCCACCTGTGAGCTATGATAACCGACCTGGTCGTGAGCTTAAGG AGTCCACGTCCAATGACAGCACCAATCCTCTAAGTTACCTCACTACTGAGGAGAAGATGGAACACCTTCAAGCTGCGACTCAGCAACAAAACCAACTTCCCCTGGATTCCTCGGATCTATCGGTTGCTGTCGCTGCGACCGCGCGTCTCACCAACTCCCTCATGGACCCCCAATTGACTACCGAGCCTACCGAACCTCAGGTCTTGAGTCCCGTCATGTCGCCAACCGAATCTTGCAAACCAGAGCCTCCCGTCATCAACAACTCTAGCCCTGCTCTACCGCAGCAActtcaacagcagcagcagcagcagcaacagcaacagcagcaacctCAACCGCCTCAACAGCCCTGGGGTGAGATGACTTACATGACTACCAACCACAACCCCACTGTTGCGACTCATGTGGCCCCTATTGCACCACCCAACAGAGGCGGCACGAGAATGCCGATTGGAAACGGGACCCAGAGCGAGCACAAGCGCAAGGCTTACAATCCGGCTCGGCGTAAGGAAGTCCAGGCTGCCCGCAAGAAGGGCGCCTGCATCAGATGTCGCATCCTCCGCAAGACGTGTGGCACCAACGACCCCTGTGACCAGTGCCGAAAAATCCAGGGACCTCGTCATTGGACCTATCCTTGCGTTCGCACCCGTCTTAACCAAGAGCTGACTCTCTACTCGGCCGCCTTGATAGTGGTCTTGGCGCAGACTAGAGTAAAGCACGCTCGACAAAACTACCAGTTGCTTTCAAACGGCACCTCTCTTGTCGTTTCCCTGTGGGAGGACAGTCCAAGTCTGACACTTGCCGCACTCGTCACTCCACGACCTCAGCAACCTGTCGCCGAAGATTCGGAACAGGCCAATGCAGACATCAAACCAGTCTTTCAGGTCGTCATGATCGACCAAGACAAGGAGGATCTTCCTGCCCGCATGGAGGATTTTCTGAAGTCCATCCTGCCGACCCTGATCCAGCGCGAGCCGTCACACTTTATGCAAGTTGTCTTGGAGGCTGCTCAGAAGTTCCCCCAGGAAAAGATGACCGGCAAGAACCTGAAGCTGGCCATAGAGCTCTGGGGTCTTATTGAGATCCTCGACCGGGAACGCGGGTGGTACATTGCCGAAGAGCGTGATGGCGTCGTGTCGCCTCGTGGCCCCGAGGAGTTTGCTGGAAGCGACGACCAGGACATCTACAACTTGATCACTTTCCAGCTGTCCGCGGCGACGGAGCGCAAGGCAAACAACGTGTCTAACAAGCTCATCAGCGAGCTTCAGCGCTGCCTGGAGAACGGCAAGGCCCGTATCAACTTTGACGTCTACCTCTCGATCTTGATTCTCCTCCACTGTCTCGAGAAGACGACCTGGACCTTCAAGGTGTGGGAGATGGACGATTTCCGTCAGCGTTGGCCCCTCGACCGCCCTCCCGCCATGTACGTCAACCAGGGTCGAGAAATTGCCGACCTGCTCAAGATGCTCCTGACTCTCCGAAAGGCCCACCCAAAGACGTTCCGAACCCTTGACGGGCGTCTCGGTGTTATTGATGTTGGCGACTCCGACTTTGTCATGATGGCCGAGTTTTTTGAAGCTTTGAACCTGGACT ATGACGATGTTGTCCAGAAGCTGGAGACATGTGCCTTTAGTCCTGAGACGTCCCGGTCTCTGGAGCTTCATTTCTGCAGTCAAGTATTGCTCCCGCCAAAGGAGGGCGACCACAGTCACCATGTCGCTGCTGCGTCAAGTTCTGGCCATAGcacaccgccgccaccaccaccccctcctccaggcCCCAGCCCTGACGCTGGCCCTACCTCCCTGGCCTCACCTCccacttcctcccagccgctgctgccaccgTCTCTGCCATAG
- a CDS encoding Exocyst complex component Sec5 produces MASEYERTILDFYQLPTPYPNEWPAEKNQSDASDDEGDIQDEKKAKLQRRKSRYQALERAVSDRRSTIPGAQSEKGGVGNIVQRDEPDPLGTTDSVVRTLRQLGVPIQDDPRLRNRFLLSSTTFSPALFLSQMHATADTQSLLVGLDTLSQSIDQKSASLKVLVETNFERFVKAKATIDNVYKEMKYRGAEPPPPPPTGRARAHSRHASRSSFRGSNSNLNLAASLGSPTSDARKKNALVKESEYGVAGIKAPLLDVSAKAEDVWGPALGGREKEENLKIVSANLDQFKDYVELSSAIADSIKRRDYESLVEEYNKARKFSDNARALAANIPPDAPSDAIYQIVLAARMWHDVDEQIQAFKRDVWRKLITLHGVAKADNVGQQDQHMELISLLLELGVDDNPIWVWLLSRYDHLKGKIQSTSDRSKVEVEVLRRRLANADKPGSHMVASHLRSLGRAAVEDKIASADSADVIELWEKMLAFLSSILSSQGILGEVVDFWQIVQGFLDGKIQRTLPLGYNGESQHHHQLTEQGAGDLQKGTLELVDMIRETVFAFFAGPPPEDISLLFSPLPMSPKSPPSAGAGNLTPTGLRDPRLNLDPNNIPPPSPKRGETWEKLAFWPPWSNSVSGVHYLSKMLALVGSGASDLASIGPVVNGPDASILERLKSLVNVARERCVTALCAAWNKDAENIKFVEDWHRSPELGDLTRMPSSFSAFEGALLGGMQKILYISEAMSKPGAGDIVLPPPSKLLQMVRSQYVTTLYKALSGMVENAERSVKKVDDDWTTDMDGTIVATAPPAPSGGRATLDAGDRNVRMLLTLSNLQALRAKVVPSLNSQFENAFSVKLSDESKTIKDVLGQIDARLFQSYTRPSIEQLRNIVQAGVASTDWVPEPGQKPREAKPYVYEALLSLVLVHTQVSTTAPTLTSQVLSYLLEQTSRELLEAFRTRQRYTLEALMQATLDVEFVAQTLSQYTTDRASQLQSEIYQELDGRTDNDARARLQSELPEMRSVLKRLREASKNEFACFRKIKRPGMGPTRTGTGDSVSSIGKG; encoded by the exons ATGGCTTCAGAATACGAGCGAACGATTCTGGATTTCTACCAGCTCCCCACGCCATACCCCAACGAGTGGCCTGCCGAGAAGAATCAGAGCGATGCATCCGATGACGAAGGGGACATCCAAGATGAGAAGAAGGCAAAGTTGCAGCGCCGAAAGTCGCGATACCAGGCTCTAGAAAGAGCGGTCAGCGATCGACGGAGCACGATACCTGGGGCTCAGTCAGAGAAGGGAGGGGTCGGCAATATCGTCCAGCGGGACGAGCCTGATCCCTTGGGTACCACCGACAGCGTGGTCAGGACTCTCCGTCAGCTGGGAGTGCCGATTCAAGACGACCCGCGCCTGC GCAACCGATTTCTCCTATCCTCGACCACCTTCTCCCCCGCCCTCTTCCTGTCACAGATGCATGCCACTGCCGACACTCAAAGCCTGCTGGTCGGCCTGGACACTCTGTCTCAGTCAATTGATCAAAAgtctgcatcacttaaggTCCTGGTGGAAACCAACTTTGAGCGcttcgtcaaggccaaggcgacTATAGATAATGTCTACAAGGAGATGAAATaccgcggcgccgagccGCCCCCACCGCCCCCAACGGGTCGCGCCCGGGCTCACTCCCGCCACGCCAGCCGAAGCAGCTTCCGaggcagcaacagcaacctGAATCTCGCTGCCTCCCTAGGGTCCCCAACGTCGGACGCGCGCAAGAAGAACGCGCTGGTTAAGGAAAGCGAGTATGGCGTCGCGGGAATCAAAGCACCTCTGCTAGACGTTTCCGCCAAGGCAGAGGATGTGTGGGGTCCGGCACTGGGAGGCCGCGAAAAGGAGGAGAATCTCAAGATCGTGTCTGCAAACCTCGATCAGTTCAAGGATTATGTTGAACTGAGCTCGGCGATTGCCGACAGCATCAAGCGGAGGGACTACGAGAGTCTCGTAGAGGAGTACAACAAGGCACGCAAGTTCTCCGACAATGCGCGGGCTTTGGCGGCGAACATCCCACCTGACGCTCCGTCGGACGCAATTTACCAGATCGTTCTAGCGGCACGTATGTGGCACGACGTGGACGAGCAGATCCAGGCCTTCAAGCGCGACGTCTGGCGGAAGCTTATTACGCTTCACGGCGTGGCCAAAGCCGACAACGTGGGCCAGCAAGATCAGCACATGGAGCTGATTAGCCTGCTTTTGGAGCTGGGCGTGGACGACAATCCGATTTGGGTCTGGCTGCTTAGTCGGTATGACCACCTCAAGGGAAAGATCCAATCGACGTCTGATCGCTCCAAGGTCGAAGTCGAGGTATTGCGACGACGCCTGGCCAATGCCGACAAGCCTGGCTCGCACATGGTTGCTTCCCATCTCCGTTCTTTAGGCCGCGCCGCGGTTGAGGACAAGATTGCATCGGCAGACTCTGCCGACGTCATCGAATTGTGGGAGAAGATGCTGGCGTTCCTGTCGAGTATCCTTTCTTCGCAGGGTATCTTGGGGGAGGTGGTGGACTTTTGGCAGATCGTACAGGGCTTCCTTGATGGCAAAATCCAGCGCACGTTGCCGTTGGGTTACAACGGAGAGTcacaacatcaccaccagcTCACGGAGCAAGGTGCGGGCGATCTACAAAAGGGCACACTGGAGCTTGTCGACATGATTCGCGAGACAGTGTTTGCCTTCTTCGCAGGCCCACCTCCTGAAGATATCTCCTTGTTGTTCTCGCCTCTTCCAATGTCGCCAAAGAGCCCGCcgtccgccggcgccggaaACCTCACGCCCACTGGGCTGAGAGATCCTCGACTTAATCTTGACCCTAACAACATTCCGCCACCGTCCCCCAAGCGTGGCGAGACGTGGGAGAAGCTGGCGTTCTGGCCTCCATGGTCGAACTCGGTCAGCGGTGTCCATTATCTCTCCAAGATGCTCGCCCTGGTGGGCTCGGGTGCATCTGATCTGGCGAGTATTGGTCCGGTTGTCAACGGACCGGATGCCAGCATCCTGGAACGACTTAAGTCTCTCGTCAACGTTGCCAGGGAGCGATGTGTCACTGCTCTCTGTGCCGCATGGAAcaaggacgccgagaacATCAAGTTTGTGGAGGATTGGCACCGGTCACCAGAACTCGGCGACCTCACCCGCATGCCCTCGAGTTTTTCCGCTTTTGAGGGCGCATTGCTCGGTGGCATGCAGAAGATCCTTTACATATCCGAAGCCATGTCCAAGCCTGGTGCGGGGGATATTGTCCTCCCACCGCCTAGTAAACTCTTGCAGATGGTCCGAAGCCAGTACGTCACGACGCTCTATAAGGCGTTGAGCGGCATGGTGGAAAACGCAGAGCGATCTGTCAAGAAGGTTGACGACGACTGGACAACCGATATGGACGGTACAATCGTTGCCACCGCCCCGCCGGCTCCTAGCGGCGGAAGAGCGACACTCGATGCTGGAGACAGA AACGTCCGCATGCTCCTTACTCTGAGCAATCTGCAGGCCCTCCGAGCCAAAGTGGTCCCAAGCCTCAACTCGCAGTTCGAGAATGCCTTTTCGGTGAAGCTCAGTGACGAGTCCAAGACGATCAAGGATGTCCTGGGTCAGATTGACGCCAGGCTCTTCCAGTCTTATACCCGGCCATCCATAGAACAGCTGCGGAACATTGTCCAAGCTGGGGTTGCCTCGACAGACTGGGTTCCCGAACCGGGCCAGAAACCGCGTGAAGCGAAGCCCTATGTCTACGAGGCTCTTCTGAGCCTTGTTCTAGTCCACACTCAAGTGTCGACCACCGCGCCTACTCTTACTTCGCAAGTGCTATCTTACCTTCTCGAGCAAACAAGTcgcgagcttctcgaggcaTTCCGCACGCGACAGAGATACACCCTTGAGGCTCTCATGCAAGCCACCCTGGACGTTGAGTTCGTTGCGCAGACACTCAGCCAGTACACCACGGACCGTGCATCTCAACTTCAGAGCGAGATTTACCAGGAACTGGACGGGCGCACCGATAACGACGCCCGCGCTCGGCTGCAAAGCGAGCTCCCAGAGATGCGGAGCGTATTGAAGCGGCTGCGCGAGGCGAGCAAGAACGAGTTTGCCTGCTTCAGGAAGATAAAGCGTCCTGGCATGGGACCTACAAGGACTGGCACGGGAGATTCTGTCTCCAGCATTGGAAAGGGCTAG
- a CDS encoding Isocitrate dehydrogenase [NAD] subunit, mitochondrial: MLAARTFAAPLRQQCMRAAPRAAAVSQFQNSRFYSSERVAKFHGVKDSNGNYPVSLIEGDGIGPEISQAVKDIFAAAKAPVTWEPVDVTPILKDGKTAIPDAAIESIKRNKVALKGPLATPIGKGHVSLNLTLRRTFNLFANLRPCRSVAGYKTPYDNVDTVLIRENTEGEYSGIEHVVVDGVVQSIKLITREASERVLRFAFQQAQEIGRKKVRVVHKATIMKMSDGLFLKTGREVAKDYPDIEFDAELLDNTCLKMVTDPLPYNDKVLVMPNLYGDILSDMCAGLIGGLGLTPSGNIGDECSIFEAVHGSAPDIAGKGLANPTALLLSSMMMLRHMSLGEYADRIEKAAFDTLAEGKALTGDLGGNAKTHEFAGAIISKL; encoded by the exons ATGCTGGCCGCCCGTACTTTCGCTGCGCCCCTCCGGCAACAGTGCATGCGCGCTGCTCCccgcgctgccgccgttTCTCAGTTCCAG AACTCCAGATTTTACTCGAGCGAGCGTGTCGCCAAGTTCCACGGTGTCAAGGACTCCAAC GGCAACTACCCAGTCAGTTTGATTGAGGGTGACGGTATCGGTCCCGAGATTTCTCAGGCCGTCAAGGATATCTTCGCCGCGGCGAAAGCTCCCGTCACCTGGGAACCCGTCGATGTCACCCCCATCCTCAAGGATGGCAAGACTGCCATCCCCGATGCCGCCATCGAGAGCATCAAGCGCAACAAGGTTGCCCTCAAGGGACCTCTCGCC ACCCCCATTGGCAAGGGTCACGTCTCTCTGAACCTCACCCTCCGCCGTACCTTTAACCTGTTCGCCAACCTGCGCCCCTGCCGCTCTGTCGCCGGCTACAAGACTCCTTACGACAACGTCGACACAGTCCTGATCCGCGAAAACACCGAGGGTGAATACTCGGGCATCGAACATGTCGTCGTTGATGGTGTCGTACAGTCCATCAAGCTTATTACCCGCGAGGCTTCCGAACGCGTCCTACGCTTCGCCTTCCAGCAGGCCCAGGAAATCGGCCGCAAGAAGGTCCGCGTCGTCCACAAGGCCACCATCATGAAGATGTCCGACGGTCTCTTCCTCAAGACTGGCCGCGAGGTCGCCAAGGACTACCCCGATATCGAAttcgacgccgagctgctcgacaACACCTGCTTGAAGATGGTCACCGACCCTCTCCCCTACAACGACAAGGTCCTCGTCATGCCCAACCTGTACGGTGATATTCTTTCCGACATGTGCGCCGGTCTGATtggtggcctcggcctcaccCCGTCCGGCAACATCGGTGACGAGTGCTCCAtcttcgaggccgtccaCGGTTCTGCTCCCGACATCGCCGGCAAGGGCTTGGCTAACCCAACTGCCCTGTTGCTCAGCTCCATGATGATGCTGCGCCACATGAGCCTCGGCGAGTACGCCGACAGAATTGAGAAGGCTGCTTTTGATACCCTCGCGGAAGGAAAGGCCCTGACCGGAGACCTGGGCGGCAACGCCAAGACCCATGagttcgccggcgccatcatTTCTAAGTTGTAG
- a CDS encoding Plant Basic Secretory protein encodes MSSAAEESTSSGAPTSTPVPAPPAETPLPPRPKSPGQQKLIPAAAANHSRPSPDFNLPKLRLEIRDLKDPAAVHFLSAVNASDALTTAVRSVLTLLYESPSCNTTHVPPTRSVTLILRHMDGVAYTTGSELDDDHKEIHFSMSYIAGIPAERRTDEIMGVLTHEMVHCFQYNAHGTCPGGLIEGIADWVRLNAHLSPPHWKRDASGNWDGGYQHTGYFLDYLEARFGAGTVRRINEKLRNRRYKEKEFWTELLGRPVEQLWKDYGEKTKDDETVIVNKDDISDDDVRLGRFRAADENPVLM; translated from the coding sequence ATGTCCTCAGCCGCGGAAGAATCAACCTCGTCCGgggcgccgacctcgaccccGGTCCCGGCACCCCCCGCCGaaaccccccttcccccccgtCCAAAGTCGCCGGGCCAGCAAAAGCTGAttcctgccgccgccgccaatcATTCCCGTCCCTCACCAGACTTCAACCTCCCCAAACTCCGCCTCGAGATTCGGGACCTCAAAGACCCGGCCGCCGTTCACTTCCTCTCCGCCGTGAACGCCAGCGATGCTCTCACAACTGCCGTTCGCTCCGTATTGACTCTGCTTTACGAGTCGCCCTCGTGCAACACCACCCACGTCCCACCAACCCGCTCCGTCACTCTGATCCTCCGCCACATGGACGGCGTAGCCTACACGACGGGCTCTGAACTTGACGATGACCACAAGGAAATCCACTTCTCTATGTCCTACATCGCGGGCATCCCCGCCGAGCGTCGTACCGACGAGATCATGGGCGTCCTCACCCACGAGATGGTCCACTGCTTCCAATACAATGCACACGGAACCTGCCCCGGCGGTCTCATCGAGGGGATCGCCGACTGGGTCCGTCTGAACGCGCATCTGAGCCCGCCCCACTGGAAGCGCGATGCGAGCGGTAACTGGGACGGCGGATACCAGCACACGGGCTACTTTCTTGACTATCTCGAGGCTCGTTTCGGTGCTGGCACAGTGAGGAGAATCAACGAGAAGCTCCGTAATCGGCGCTACAAGGAGAAGGAGTTCTGGACGGAATTGTTGGGCCGGCCTGTCGAGCAGCTGTGGAAGGACTACGGAGAAAAGACAAAGGATGACGAGACGGTGATTGTGAACAAAGACGACATTTCTGACGACGACGTTAGGCTGGGCAGGTTTCGGGCTGCTGATGAGAATCCTGTTCTCATGTGA
- a CDS encoding Heat repeat containing protein — translation MAEKITEDQVNDLLKILRTDASVDHKVQHVTGIKSGIKQHNVPDALVPQIFDGLRTASASPHAVLINAGFTALNHLLTRLSRQEPKYIAKEAKHTLPLVIDKLGDTKDKFRSLASQALTTMYAAAPMDVERSVRNVAMVGKNPRAKEAGMHWLLYMHQEHGVQFRAYVPTLMELLEDADGMVRDVAKGTVIELFRHAPNTAKSDLKRQLKNFNVRPAIEQAIVKELAPNTAERPKTPGLEAAALVAAPKPKLAASVSSVSSERPITPAPEARSEVDPAYVNTQRELDDIFREMMTYFEGKETEQNWLKREESMTKLRKLIAGNIPQDFPDTFLLGLKGLLDGIIKAITSLRTSLSKEGCNLVQDIATTFGPGMDPLVELLMQTFIKLAAATKKIASQQANTTVDIIIGKVTYNSRIMQHIWGACQDKNVQPRTYATGWLKTILNKEAHHKSHIEHGGGLELVEKCIKKGLNDANPGVRERMRATYWVFAKVWPARADMLRDTLEPTAQKLLDKDPNNPNAPKREVDSGRARPGLGLSKSTMSSSKPSLRETMMAQKKATMAASRNLPPRPGSAMANLSPVRPQQPALSSSSTGLAPSSKPTASGGMSVRPMRPTKKRPEMAARPATAGPYSVRTHDGPSTEASSPEGLKSKIVTPKSKTEPSPRRAASRPRAATSHANGPNVASPSAAKSTLSKSVSSPRASPRSSPAKPKMSQTAVPSSSPSRDNEDLTLVVPSLASLKSPPKDAPAEVPLRAAVEAPAKAPADVPVDVPAEATADVSVEIPLPRAEPELELMPKPAEQPLPEPEAEAQQDVPQEAPAEVAAEPTEKPSAPVTPVKEEVAEPEPAPPNGLRVFEDPFVDEETTANSSIAISVLEDKPVNEVAAPPTNGCFETNGTPETPEKARQTSRLLDSGVTRVKAKSLDVHGFRKLQSIIRDNKAVFTDEKFEALLRGLFEYLESPLENLAPERVQDVKAQILATIKLLLKKERDNFQPHVSRGLESLVATRSAYDARTRIVSGLELLAEELVALGDPPEIVVVMTKLLQSKQDTSIEGSRCLATGLHVLKELLDKRTGFTPSESELAQLGGLAGRCLESTDSGVRMGAVQLCVALHSRIGDGPFWELIKGAKDDPKNLITYYIAKQQRESSAVAA, via the exons ATGGCGGAAAAAATCACCGAGGACCAGGTCAACGACCTGTTGAAGATCCTCCGCACCGATGCCAGCGTCGACCACAAGGTCCAGCACGTCACCGGTATCAAGTCCGGCATCAAGCAGCACAATGTACCCGATGCCCTCGTCCCTCAAATCTTCGATGGCCTCCGCACCGCCTCTGCCTCGCCGCACGCCGTCCTCATCAACGCCGGCTTCACAGCCCTCAACCACCTGTTGACAAGGCTGTCGAGGCAGGAGCCAAAGTATATCGCCAAGGAGGCGAAGCACACGCTCCCGTTGGTCATTGACAAGCTGGGGGATACCAAGGACAAGTTCAGAAGCCTTGCGTCGCAGGCCCTGACTACCATGTACGCGGCCGCGCCCATGGATGTCGAGCGCTCGGTGCGAAACGTTGCCATGGTTGGAAAAAACCCGAGGGCCAAGGAAGCTGGAATGCATTGGCTATTGTATATGCACCAGGAACACGGTGTTCAATTTCGTGCATACGTCCCAACTCTCATGGAACTActcgaggacgccgatgGCATGGTGCGTGACGTCGCTAAGGGCACCGTCATCGAGCTGTTCAG ACATGCCCCCAACACAGCCAAGTCCGACCTGAAGAGGCAACTGAAGAACTTCAACGTTCGCCCCGCGATCGAGCAAGCTATCGTCAAGGAGCTCGCGCCGAACACAGCTGAACGGCCGAAGACGCCAGGCTTGGAAgctgccgccctcgtcgccgcccccaAACCGAAGCTCGCCGCAAGTGTATCGTCTGTCTCGAGCGAACGCCCCATCACGCCAGCGCCAGAGGCTCGCAGTGAGGTGGATCCTGCATACGTCAACACCCAGCGCGAACTTGACGACATCTTTAGGGAAATGATGACGTACTTTGAGGGAAAAGAGACTGAGCAGAATTGGTTGAAGCGCGAAGAGAGCATGACCAAACTGCGAAAGCTCATTGCTGGCAACATTCCCCAAGACTTCCCCGACACCTTCTTGCTAGGCCTGAAGGGACTCTTGGACGGAATTATCAAGGCCATTACCTCTCTGCGAACCAGTCTTTCCAAAGAAGGCTGTAACTTGGTCCAGGATATTGCGACAACTTTCGGCCCCGGCATGGATCCTTTGGTGGAGCTTCTTATGCAGACTTTCATCAAGCTTGCTGCGGCGACCAAGAAGATTGCTTCCCAGCAGGCAAACACCACggtcgacatcatcatcggcaagGTCACGTACAACTCTCGAATCATGCAGCATATCTGGGGCGCATGCCAGGACAAGAACGTTCAGCCGAGGACGTACGCTACAGGCTGGCTCAAGACAATACTAAACAAGGAGGCTCATCACAAGAGTCACATCGAACACGGTGGTGGTTTGGAGCTGGTAGAGAAGTGTATCAAAAAAGGCCTCAACGACGCGAACCCCGGGGTCAGAGAACGTATGCGTGCTACCTACTGGGTGTTTGCCAAAGTTTGGCCTGCGAGGGCAGACAT GCTCAGAGACACTCTCGAACCAACAGCTCAGAAGCTTCTGGATAAGGACCCCAACAATCCTAACGCCCCTAAGAGGGAAGTCGACAGCGGCCGCGCCAGACCGGGCCTCGGTTTGTCTAAGAGTACAatgagcagcagcaagccaAGCTTACGGGAAACCATGATGGCCCagaagaaggcgacgatGGCAGCGTCCCGAAACCtgcctcctcggccgggaTCTGCGATGGCTAACCTTTCTCCGGTCCGGCCACAACAGCCAGCACTAAGCTCGTCCTCAACTGGCCTAGCACCCTCATCGAAACCAACAGCATCTGGTGGAATGTCTGTTCGGCCGATGAGACCCACCAAGAAGCGCCCGGAAATGGCTGCAAGACCAGCAACGGCCGGCCCCTACTCCGTGCGGACACACGATGGACCTTCCACTGAGGCATCGAGTCCCGAGGGCCTCAAGTCGAAGATTGTCACACCAAAGTCAAAAACCGAGCCGTCTCCACGAAGGGCGGCTAGTAGACCGCGCGCCGCGACATCTCACGCTAATGGCCCAAATGTTGCATCGCCCAGCGCTGCCAAATCGACGCTCTCCAAGTCGGTGTCCTCGCCTCGTGCCTCACCCCGGTCTAGTCCCGCAAAGCCCAAGATGTCACAGACTGCGGTACCCTCAAGCAGCCCATCCAGAGACAACGAAGATCTCACATTGGTTGTGCCAAGTCTCGCGAGCCTGAAGTCCCCTCCCAAAGATGCCCCTGCGGAAGTGCCGCTGCGAGCCGCAGTGGAAGCGCCGGCAAAAGCACCAGCAGATGTGCCAGTAGATGTCCCAGCAGAAGCAACGGCGGATGTTTCTGTAGAGATACCCTTGCCAAGAGCCGAGCCTGAACTGGAACTTATGCCTAAGCCTGCCGAGCAGCCTCTCCCAgagcccgaggccgaggcacAGCAGGACGTGCCACAGGAAGCGCCAGCAGAAGTAGCTGCAGAGCCGACCGAGAAACCATCGGCTCCCGTGACTCCTGTCAAGGAAGAAGTGGCCGAGCCGGAACCTGCGCCTCCCAATGGGCTCAGAGTGTTCGAAGATCCCTTCGTGGACGAGGAAACGACTGCAAACTCTAGCATCGCCATTTCTGTGTTGGAGGATAAGCCTGTGAACGAGGTCGCTGCGCCACCAACCAATGGCTGCTTCGAGACGAACGGCACCCCTGAGACCCCTGAGAAGGCTCGTCAAACTTCGAGATTGCTCGATAGTGGTGTGACCAGAGTCAAAGCGAAGTCTCTCGATGTGCATGGCTTCAGAAAGCTGCAATCCATTATCAGGGACAACAAGGCCGTTTTCACGGATGAGAAATTTGAAGCTCTCCTCCGCGGGCTATTTGAGTACCTCGAGTCGCCCCTAGAGAACCTTGCGCCGGAAAGGGTTCAAGATGTCAAAGCTCAGATCCTCGCGACGATCAAGCTCCTGCTCAAGAAGGAGCGAGACAACTTCCAGCCCCATGTCTCACGAGGACTCGAGTCTCTTGTAGCAACGCGCAGCGCTTACGACGCACGCACCCGCATTGTCAGCGGGCTTGAGCTACTCGCCGAAGAGCTCGTGGCCCTGGGTGACCCCCCTGAGATTGTCGTTGTGATGACCAAGCTTCTGCAAAGCAAGCAGGATACATCGATCGAGGGCAGTCGCTGCCTCGCCACAGGCCTGCACGTGCTCAAGGAGCTACTCGACAAGCGCACTGGTTTCACGCCCTCGGAGAGCGAGCTCGCGCAACTGGGTGGACTTGCTGGCCGATGCCTCGAATCGACCGATTCTGGCGTCCGCATGGGTGCTGTGCAGCTCTGCGTGGCATTGCACTCGCGCATCGGCGATGGACCGTTCTGGGAGCTCATCAAAGGCGCCAAAGACGACCCAAAGAACCTCATCACTTACTACATTGCGAAGCAGCAGCGGGAGAGCAGCGCCGTTGCCGCCTAG